tacagaaaaCCTCATACATATGTGATAGATTGCTGATTCTCTAAATTCGTAAATTTTGGTGGCTCCTTTGCAAATACCATAACCCCTTTGCATTTAACTTCCTAATGGACTGTGCAATGGTTTCAGCTAACCTATAAAACTCTTGCATTATCCTCGTGGAAAGCATTGGTCACTTTCCTAATTCCAGTTCTTTCGAGTGTTTAGCCAAGTGATTAGCATTCTTGCCGCAACAAAACAAATGCCTGCTCAACAGTATGATACTAGCCGAGCATGGAAAAGTTGCTATAAAGAAAATATCATATGTGCAAAATCTAGTTAACTACTAGATTAACCAAAACATAAAAAGGGTTTCCGTACTCCAAGTAGTAACAAGCTGGCTGTAATTGCAGCATCAGAAAGTAAGACTGAGAATATAGGAAGAAGCTTATATGTTCTTACAATTTCTGGGCACTCATAGTCAATTCCTGCTGCTTCAATCCTCTTTCGCCTCTTCTTGTCGCACTTTAATATTCCTTCAACCAACTTCTTGTGCTCATCCAGCATTCTTTCCTGGATATGATTTTTAGCACTCAacaagtttatatttgaaaagatggAGGTCATAATACTAGACTCTTACCATGCTCTTAAGTCTTAGCAGTTAGCCCAAGCCAAAAGCAAAAATGTTAATGTCCTACTGAATCTTACCTTATCTTGACGCTTCTTTTCAATTTTAACCCAATCCAAGGGTTTGCACCAGCGGTTCACACCTTTCCACCTATGTACAAATCAGAGTTGTTAACCACCATCagataaaaatccaaattttgaAATATGCATCTCCATGCTAATGAAGTATCATAACCTACCCACTAAATTTTCAACTTCTTCATAGTCCTTCTGAAGTTTTAAAATATTCACGATAATACCATGCCTAAGCTGCACCcttccccccccctcccccccccggAATCTTTAAGACTAAGCATGTATAATTTTGAAGCAGAAAATATTCCTAGTACTTCAATTTTGCAAGTTGATGTAttctttttaaagaaaaaattgttTTATCATACATAAGCGGAGGGGAAGGAGGTTACAAGGTGGGGAATCAAACCCCCAACAACAAGGTGGATTATCAGGTAGCCAACCAACAGGTTTGAGGCTACCATGATTCCCCAATATATTCTTTAATCCAGCCAAAAAAGTGTTCTGAACGAAAAATGATATGCACGTTCTTTGAATGGTTGGTAAACCAATTTATTGTAGAATGCCAAAGACAATAAAGTCCCAATCAACCTCCCACCACCTACAAACAATCTCCCTATTCGCAGTCCAAAATACTccttccgttcacttttacttggcacgttttgacttttcacaccccttaagaaataataaatgaagggcataatttaccatgatacccatattaattgatgcatattttattggatttgagcaGTGATTAAAAAAGCACTCGCTTCATCACtttaagcgagaagcgaagcgagGCGGGAAGGGCAGCGCTTCTGCTCTTTGAAGCGACATTGGTACGAAAAAGCGACCGCTTCTCTGTAAAAAGCAAGAAGCGATGAAGCGAGAGAAGCGTACGCTTCTGTGTTTAAAATTAACCCAAGCCctattttattaaaaaacgaGTTTGTAAAATACAAACACTGTCTGGCAGTGTTAAAAATAGCGTGAAGCGAGGAAAAGTGACAACCCCCATTTCACGAAAAGCgagaagcgagaagcgaagcgcacgcttttttgaagtgaagcggaattttaaaaaaaaaaattaaaataaatacggcatagacaacacatgtaattgtaagcaaatgttcaatacttgaattaaaaaactaaagagtagcatcaattaaagcacaaaatgagcatcatattcttctacaagattgtcAAGAGTAGCACCAATTAAAGCACCAAATGAGCATcctattcttctacaagattgtcAAATTCTTGTATTCCACTATCATTATTATATTGCTCGTCATATTCttcaacttcatcttcttcatcaattAGGGACAAAGTAGTTGCCTGTTTTCCCTTCCTCTGTGAACTTGAAGTTGAGGTACTCCCCCTCAAACCATAAATCCTCTCCCCCATTCCACGCGCCTCCGCAACATCACCCCAAATGATATCAGAAGTATCCTTAAATACTTCTTCATCTGCATGATCTTCCGAGACTCCAGTTAGCCATTCATTAGCATCATCGATGTTGTCCAAACTAATTGGATCAATTACATTGCGAGCGTTGTAACGACGCCTCAATGTTCTATTGTACTTAATGAAGACTAGATCATTGAGACGCTTCAAGGTTAGtttgttcttctttttggtaTGAATCTGCAAGTAATAAGTAATTAGTAAGATTAGTAAAattgagatataatttaattatctcaATATACTAAATCTTTCTTATTAGTTCTTACATGCTCAAACACGCTCCAATTCTTTTCACACCCGGATGAGCTACATGTTAGACTTAGATCCTTGATGGCAAACTTTTGTAAATCTGGAGTGGAATGACCAAATTGCTTCCACCATTCAACTGTAGAAGTAgaacaaattttcaaaacataatattAATAAAGAAATAACTTATTAACTATAAAACAACATATAAGCACTCGCTCACCTGGTGACTTTGTCTTTCTTTGTCTAATGGCCATGTTTTTTCCAAAAAGGTTTTCGGCATTCCTATAAATACTAAATTGCTCTGTGATTTTATCTTGCACGGATTCTTCAGGTATCAACTTCTCAATGCATTCATAGTATCCATTCCACAAAGGTTCATCTCCTAGAATCCTCTCTTCATTGTCATAAAACAGTTCCGGGTTCAAAACAAGTCCAGCATGCAAAGGGCTATGAAGCTTACTATCCCACCTTTTATCTATGATCTCAAAGactcttttgtattttttttgatCACTAAAAGAGGCTTGAATAGCCTCCTTTGTCCTATCAATTGCTTCGTACAAGTAGCCCATTGGTGGCCTTAGCTCCCCATCCACCAAACGAAGCACTTTAACTAAAGGACCACCTgggagcacgtgatttttgcctcatacgaattactccaaaagaattcccaaaattaggtcttttctttaactaggtgttatttttaggaattattatgtcaggaacagatctgaaaacttagtccaagtcaatgaagcagcttCATTTGAACTGTCTAACccataggtgtgccaccactcataggcagttcctcgaagctggaaagtagtgaaggagacCCCACTCGATCccgatatacccatggtacggagaatacagtaactctcatctagaaatcctagagcatcatccgatgctagaccactgaatacatgaggcttgtacttcttgaacctcttaaGCCTCatctgctcatcctcggaagccgctgccctgtcctcgggctaaTCTCGGACTGCaggctgtacaggaataatcttagggaactgctcaacatgcactcgctgctcaggagtgcgggcggcgggagtctgtgctcctcccccggacTAAGATATAGCTACACCAAGGGGAAGCAACcatgcctgagccaaagtggtgtacatgctcatgaactgtgctagagtctcctgaagtgttgGAGTaatagtagcagtaggcgtatcaggtgcctggacttcGGTTGGAACTGTTGGCGGCACCTTGGTGGCAGCTCGCGTAGgttctctggctgcaccacgtgcgcgtcctcggcctttaCCCCGACCCTGGCCTCTGAAgactgcagtagggggcgcgggtgcctgatcatctcgtgtagcgcatgtcctcaccatctatgagagaatagaagacataagtttagaattgtgatgtcaagatctcgcacgacagggaaatcaaatgaagtggaattttcctaacagttacatagcctctcgtagataagtacagacatctccgtaccgattaacgagactctaataaaccggcttgtgatttaTAACTCcagtagacatgtaatttttgacccacaCATTAGAATCACCTATAATAGTCCTAGTATTtttaggatatttatttgaacttatttctataggattttacttaattattaaatttaattctatttttaaagcacaagaaaattgaaaaatgtaaaaatagtttcatgttttattttattctatttagtttaggttattaatatttttatggccatatatttttatttttaccatgattttcacttttattttgaatataataatttatataaaaaataatatataaaatatagttTCATAGTATGatatattttacttttattaatcataattaattttaaatccgtTTGTAAAGAAAATGTTTAAGTTTTCTTAATTGGTAGATTTAAAAGAGTTAAAGTCCCAAATTATAGGCCCAATTCGGATGTTAAAGGGGCCCAAATCTgggcaacccaatcccataaccCTTTCAACCCAACCAACCCAATCTCCTGACCCACGAAACCCACCGACCCGCCCCGTTTTTAATTTTTAATCTCAGCCATTCATCCCTTTTGATCCAACGACCATGATTAATCCCCACATCCCCAAATATAAACCCAATATTTCCCAAAAAAACCCTAATCCTAAACCTAATCTCAAGACCAGCCGCAACCCCCATCGCTGCCCGCCTCCAAACTCGCCAGAACTCGCCCAAACCCGGTGAGTTCACCCACTGGTCACCCCATGGTCCCCCCTCctttcttctccttcttccacGTAGCAATGATAACAAATTCAGGATATTCGCTAATGATTTCACCCAAATCGAATCCGCCTTCTCCCTCACGCGCTTTAGTTTGTTTGAACAAATCTCGGATAAATGGGAGCGGTTAGATGTGAGTGAAAGCCGATCCACGCCTTCCATTTTTCCGATTTTTGTTTTATGAAGATTTTCGGGATTTTTCAGTGTTCTTGGAAGTTATTTTGAGAGATAAGTTTCGAATTTCTTGGAGAAGAAGCAAGAAGAAGCTTCTAGGATCCCTATATATATAGGGGATTTTTGGACAGAAAAGGGGGAGAAAAAATTTGCGGTTTGGCTTTGGAGTTTGATATTTTTTTACTCTCTTCATTTTTCTTATGGTTGATTccagaaaaagataaaaaaaagaaaaatccagtTTTCTTTCTTGCTCGGAATTCTGTTTCAAtaccagaaaaataaaaaaaaaaccttcgtttcttcatttttttttcttctttcatttttgatTTCGGTTTCAAGCTCATGGCGTTTACTTGAGGTTTGGGAGTTTGCTGTCTTCAGTTGCCGATTCGACGTTCGCCGGGGTCGAGTTCGTGGTTCGAGTTCTTGCCTTTTGGTTACTGTTTCCCGTTCGATTTTGTGACTCAAAGTATTGTAGCTGACTCTCTTAATCCTTCGCGGCTAAGAAGAAACTTGAAATTTTCGGGTTCATCTCTTTGCTCATTCTATCTGCACTGTTTTATGGTGAATCAAGCATTGAAAAGGCCATTTAGGGATATTAACTTTGCATTTGTGTTGCCGATTCTTATTAAAACATATCCTAATTTATGGTTCTGGTATTTGCTTTCCTTAGTGATTCTGTTCCCAAACATGAAATGTGCAGAAAGTTGTCtttggagtttttttttttgaacaagATGCTTATGACTGTTATCGTAGTTCCTTCTTTTGACACTAGAATAGCCTATTCCTCagaataaataggtaaaatgagGCTCATAATCCTACTTTTAGTCACATCTTTTGGTATTTTTGAGATTGAGTTGTTTTCCTGGAATTCCTTTTGGTTTAATCCATGACTAATTTTCTAATAAATAAGGCTTCAGAGGACTAAAGTGATATAAAAAGGGTTGGCcagttataatttattttcaatatcaTGGTGCTACTTCTAGAATTCAGTAACCTTACTATAGgattttattcactttctttatTATAAAAAAATCGACTACTTAGTTTCTTTTAGTTAGATTCCTATGGAGTGTTTGAGATTATGTATCAAGTTTATTATTttaacaaaggaaaagaaaggggAAACGTGCTATGTTTGAAGCTTCTGAAGTTTGCTTGAAAATTAGTTTGTGTATTTGGGTCTTCTACAGTTGTTTGTATGTTAAGTCGTGAGTATTTAATTCTTTTAGATGCGATTGAGTGTTATTATGATGCCAATGTGTTGAGAGTTGCCTTAAGCTTAACTGCGACCATGATGTATCGACAATTTATTTGTCCATGAACAATTGTTTAGAAGCTTATTagttgtttgtttggctcgattTATGCTTATCATGAAGGGTCGTGGGACTTGGGGTGCGACCAACCCATTagcaattaatttattttatgctTTAGGTATCGGGCTCGGCCGAATCAAGTGAAAAGCTAAAAACAAAACCTGAGCatgatttagaattttcttttatcTAGTTATTCCatttacttcattttattatattattcgcAAGGAGCATGCTTAGGCCGACAACATTTGGGGAGGCAAACTTTTAGGATGTTCTTGTTTTAGCTTTTTTCGGGGCAAGAGGTCGTtctcttagttaaatttatcaGGAATACCCCGAAGGACTTATATATGTTTTGTTCCGGGGTATGCCCCGAAGTATTTGTACTTGGAGATCGatattagtattttatttttatttatttttcttttattaggagGGGGACGACCTCAAGCCcttttgtgtgtttatttttctgtGTTTGTTTTTGCCTCAATTTGAATATCTTAAAAGCTAACTTGATCGAGTACGCAatcgtactagttacgggacttggggagtggctaacaccttctccccgagtaaAATGAACtcccttacccgaatctctggtgcggacttagttttggagtccaaagtgttttaaaggaaaaattatttttttaaaaaaaaacggtgacctggcacaccgaaatcaATGTCAGGTGGTGACTCTGAGTTAATCCTTTTGGACACacaatattttgttactttttaattaaaaacccttttgagctttactaatctttttattattttaagaggaTTAAGTAGAGTTTggttaaaaaggggtgtgacatctcTGACGACTCCGCTGGGAACACTTGTGGGTTCGAGCTAGTACTTGATTTTGTTGGGTTTCAAAATATTTGGTTTAGGTTTTTATGCTTTTTCATTAGCTTTActtaatttttattatgtttttatattttgttatttgctagttgtttatgtgtttacagtttttgctttatgtgtttactgctttataacAGTCATCATATGCATTACCCGGTcaattctttctgcaacaagtcatGGAGCACGCGTCGCGTGCACGaactctttgttgagtcacccttGATTTAGAAGGGGGGCCGTCGGACACatggagtgggtggaaagcttgagtagccaccatcgaccatacgctcccccgaattaccttgttagtgaaccccaaacttaggtcagcctttaggtcatttttatttgcatcatgtcatttagacctagtagggctcggtcccaggtaccgtgtccctttgtaggaagcttgtccaaattttgtcaaaatgggcTCGTGACCCAGAATGTCATTTAATCATcctatgtgctaaatgttgcataTGTTAGGGTAAAAAAGTCATTTGGCGGATCGATGT
Above is a window of Nicotiana tabacum cultivar K326 chromosome 8, ASM71507v2, whole genome shotgun sequence DNA encoding:
- the LOC142163209 gene encoding uncharacterized protein LOC142163209, with protein sequence MGYLYEAIDRTKEAIQASFSDQKKYKRVFEIIDKRWDSKLHSPLHAGLVLNPELFYDNEERILGDEPLWNGYYECIEKLIPEESVQDKITEQFSIYRNAENLFGKNMAIRQRKTKSPVEWWKQFGHSTPDLQKFAIKDLSLTCSSSGCEKNWSVFEHIHTKKKNKLTLKRLNDLVFIKYNRTLRRRYNARNVIDPISLDNIDDANEWLTGVSEDHADEEVFKDTSDIIWGDVAEARGMGERIYGLRGSTSTSSSQRKGKQATTLSLIDEEDEVEEYDEQYNNDSGIQEFDNLVEE